One window of Nymphaea colorata isolate Beijing-Zhang1983 chromosome 1, ASM883128v2, whole genome shotgun sequence genomic DNA carries:
- the LOC116250159 gene encoding probable NAD(P)H dehydrogenase (quinone) FQR1-like 3 isoform X2, translated as MSVWQPRCTSCPFIPFSYYSLYGHVGKLATEIQKGANSVEGVKAMLWQVPETLPDTVLEKMKAPPKPEDIPVIKPEQLPEADGFIFGFPSRFGMMGSQFLSFFDGMDDIWKSQKLAGKPAGIFWSTGYHGGGQENSALTAITQLAHHGIIFVPLGYTFGESMFEMGEVKGGSSYGAGTYAGDGSREPTDLELKQAFYQGKQVATVAKRLNAIAI; from the exons ATGAGCGTATGGCAACCAAGGTGTACATCAT GTCCGTTTATTCCGTTCAGCTATTATTCATTATATGGCCATGTCGGGAAGTTGGCGACGGAGATACAGAAAGGGGCTAACTCCGTTGAGGGCGTGAAGGCGATGTTATGGCAG GTGCCAGAGACCCTACCAGATACGGTATTGGAAAAGATGAAGGCACCGCCCAAGCCGGAAGACATCCCCGTAATCAAGCCGGAGCAGCTGCCGGAAGCTGATGGTTTCATCTTTGGCTTCCCCTCTCGGTTCGGTATGATGGGTTCACAGTTCCTGTCTTTCTTCGACGGCATGGATGATATATGGAAGTCTCAGAAGCTCGCTGGTAAACCTGCGGGCATCTTCTGGAGCACCGGCTATCATGGAGGTGGCCAAGAGAATTCTGC GTTGACAGCGATAACCCAGTTGGCTCATCACGGTATCATATTTGTGCCTCTGGGTTACACTTTTGGCGAAAGCATGTTTGAGATGGGCGAGGTCAAAGGTGGTTCCTCGTACGGAGCAGGGACTTACGCTGGGGATGGTTCTCGGGAGCCAACAGACTTGGAGCTGAAACAGGCATTCTACCAAGGGAAACAAGTAGCTACAGTGGCAAAGAGGCTTAACGCCATCGCCATCTGA
- the LOC116250159 gene encoding probable NAD(P)H dehydrogenase (quinone) FQR1-like 3 isoform X1 — protein MATKVYIIYYSLYGHVGKLATEIQKGANSVEGVKAMLWQVPETLPDTVLEKMKAPPKPEDIPVIKPEQLPEADGFIFGFPSRFGMMGSQFLSFFDGMDDIWKSQKLAGKPAGIFWSTGYHGGGQENSALTAITQLAHHGIIFVPLGYTFGESMFEMGEVKGGSSYGAGTYAGDGSREPTDLELKQAFYQGKQVATVAKRLNAIAI, from the exons ATGGCAACCAAGGTGTACATCAT CTATTATTCATTATATGGCCATGTCGGGAAGTTGGCGACGGAGATACAGAAAGGGGCTAACTCCGTTGAGGGCGTGAAGGCGATGTTATGGCAG GTGCCAGAGACCCTACCAGATACGGTATTGGAAAAGATGAAGGCACCGCCCAAGCCGGAAGACATCCCCGTAATCAAGCCGGAGCAGCTGCCGGAAGCTGATGGTTTCATCTTTGGCTTCCCCTCTCGGTTCGGTATGATGGGTTCACAGTTCCTGTCTTTCTTCGACGGCATGGATGATATATGGAAGTCTCAGAAGCTCGCTGGTAAACCTGCGGGCATCTTCTGGAGCACCGGCTATCATGGAGGTGGCCAAGAGAATTCTGC GTTGACAGCGATAACCCAGTTGGCTCATCACGGTATCATATTTGTGCCTCTGGGTTACACTTTTGGCGAAAGCATGTTTGAGATGGGCGAGGTCAAAGGTGGTTCCTCGTACGGAGCAGGGACTTACGCTGGGGATGGTTCTCGGGAGCCAACAGACTTGGAGCTGAAACAGGCATTCTACCAAGGGAAACAAGTAGCTACAGTGGCAAAGAGGCTTAACGCCATCGCCATCTGA